Proteins encoded in a region of the Polynucleobacter antarcticus genome:
- a CDS encoding 3'-5' exonuclease family protein: MTKSDAFPPLAFVDIETTGSHFERDRITEIGIITLHNNEITRWEKLINPHTFIPGNIQALTGIKPEMLVDAPSFSELSRELLQELEGKIFVAHNARFDYGFIKVAFKREGIDFKPKVLCTVKLSRRLFPDQARHNLDTLATVHALKISQRHRALGDADLLLQFWNCCIDKLGAHTLYGSAKDLLGHSTLPSHIDPDLVNLIPDRPGVYLFYGENKLPIYIGKSNSLRTRVLSHFQGALSKSKEMKIAMQVRDIDWIETSGEIGALLLESTLIKDKLPTLNIKLRRSKDLCGWQLAPNHHGAIVPELVTHRDLKPGRQDNLFGLFYSRREARLMLESIAQKNQLCQGLLGLEKLSASQPCFGYQVKRCQGACIGEESLEMHNTRLKMAFIKFKVANWPFKGPIGIQEGKDVHVIDHWCYLGTAINEDEVAELLDSGEPEFDLDIYKLLKKSLQVISPSRIFELSPRPAR; this comes from the coding sequence ATGACTAAATCCGACGCTTTTCCACCGCTTGCTTTTGTAGATATTGAAACAACAGGATCCCACTTTGAGCGTGATCGTATTACTGAAATAGGGATTATTACCCTACACAATAATGAAATAACACGATGGGAAAAGTTGATTAATCCTCACACTTTTATTCCAGGCAATATTCAAGCTTTAACAGGTATAAAGCCAGAGATGCTTGTGGATGCCCCCAGCTTTTCAGAACTGAGTAGGGAGCTATTGCAGGAGCTAGAGGGTAAGATTTTTGTTGCACATAATGCCCGCTTTGATTATGGCTTTATTAAAGTAGCATTCAAGCGAGAAGGCATTGACTTTAAGCCAAAAGTCTTATGTACAGTCAAGCTATCCCGACGACTTTTTCCAGATCAAGCCCGCCATAATTTAGATACTTTAGCTACTGTGCACGCACTAAAGATTAGTCAGCGTCATCGCGCTTTAGGAGATGCTGACTTACTATTACAGTTCTGGAACTGCTGTATTGATAAGCTAGGCGCCCATACTTTATATGGTTCAGCCAAAGATCTATTGGGGCATAGCACCCTTCCCAGTCATATAGATCCTGATTTAGTAAATCTCATTCCTGATAGACCTGGGGTCTATTTGTTTTACGGTGAAAATAAGTTACCTATTTATATCGGCAAAAGTAATTCGCTACGCACGAGAGTGCTCAGTCATTTTCAAGGCGCTCTCTCCAAGAGTAAGGAGATGAAAATTGCCATGCAAGTACGCGATATCGATTGGATTGAAACCTCTGGTGAAATTGGGGCACTCTTGCTCGAATCTACTTTAATTAAAGATAAGCTTCCTACCCTCAATATCAAATTACGACGCTCCAAAGATTTATGTGGCTGGCAACTAGCCCCTAATCATCACGGCGCTATAGTCCCAGAATTGGTAACACATCGTGATTTAAAGCCTGGCAGGCAAGACAATTTATTTGGTCTTTTTTATAGTCGACGCGAAGCACGATTAATGCTTGAATCTATTGCTCAGAAGAATCAACTATGCCAAGGATTACTTGGCCTAGAAAAACTGAGTGCTTCACAACCTTGTTTTGGCTATCAAGTAAAAAGATGTCAGGGAGCCTGTATTGGAGAAGAATCTCTCGAAATGCACAATACAAGACTCAAGATGGCATTTATAAAGTTTAAAGTAGCGAATTGGCCATTTAAAGGGCCTATAGGCATTCAGGAAGGTAAGGATGTTCATGTGATTGATCACTGGTGTTACTTGGGAACTGCCATCAATGAAGATGAGGTCGCTGAATTACTCGATTCAGGTGAGCCTGAGTTTGATTTAGATATTTACAAGCTACTCAAAAAAAGTTTACAAGTAATAAGCCCGTCTCGGATTTTTGAGCTCTCCCCTCGGCCGGCTAGATAA
- the senB gene encoding selenoneine biosynthesis selenosugar synthase SenB, translated as MNIEIVTPAAPGSLHGNRITALRWGKFIEQQGHSVAISESWSGKNRDMLIALHAYRSHDSIQRFKNAHPDKPIILIMTGTDLYRDMANCPEVLESMELANRIVLLQPSAMQSIPKKLQAKTLVIYQSVKAIKRKSLLKRDFLISVIGHLRAEKDPFCTARSLQDITPSSKIKVIHLGKSMNPEMKALAKGYSTQLARYHWLGEKSHAETLQYLSKSHVMVISSLMEGGAHVVSEAIAIGVPVIASDIPGNRGLLGDDYLGYFPVGNAKALAAVLQKAETEPRFYRSLEKQIQLRQNYVRPDFEFSSIQSLIKQVLP; from the coding sequence ATGAATATTGAAATCGTCACACCAGCCGCGCCTGGCAGTCTACATGGCAACCGTATCACCGCTCTGCGTTGGGGAAAATTCATCGAACAACAAGGTCATTCAGTTGCTATATCGGAGAGTTGGTCAGGAAAAAATCGTGATATGCTGATTGCCTTGCATGCCTACCGTAGTCATGACTCTATCCAGCGCTTTAAGAATGCCCATCCTGATAAGCCCATTATTTTGATCATGACTGGAACGGATCTATATCGAGATATGGCAAACTGTCCAGAAGTTTTAGAGTCTATGGAACTTGCTAATAGGATTGTTCTATTACAACCCTCAGCCATGCAATCTATTCCCAAAAAACTGCAAGCAAAAACGCTGGTGATTTATCAGTCAGTAAAGGCTATTAAACGCAAGTCACTGTTAAAGCGTGATTTTTTAATCAGCGTGATTGGGCATCTTCGCGCAGAAAAAGATCCTTTTTGCACCGCTCGCAGCCTTCAAGACATCACCCCTTCAAGCAAGATAAAAGTGATCCACCTTGGCAAGTCAATGAACCCTGAGATGAAGGCCCTTGCAAAAGGTTATAGCACTCAGCTAGCGCGCTATCACTGGCTGGGAGAAAAAAGCCATGCCGAGACCTTGCAGTACTTGAGCAAAAGCCATGTGATGGTCATTTCTAGCCTGATGGAAGGCGGGGCACATGTGGTTTCAGAAGCGATCGCCATAGGCGTTCCTGTGATTGCCTCGGATATTCCAGGAAACCGTGGCTTACTTGGAGATGACTACTTAGGCTATTTCCCTGTTGGCAATGCTAAGGCCCTAGCTGCTGTCCTACAAAAGGCAGAAACAGAACCCCGTTTTTATCGGTCTTTGGAAAAACAAATTCAATTACGGCAAAATTATGTACGTCCTGATTTTGAATTCAGCTCAATCCAATCACTCATAAAACAGGTGTTGCCTTAA
- the egtD gene encoding L-histidine N(alpha)-methyltransferase → MNTAITQEITSGLNASPPFISPKFFYDEIGSRLFEIITLLDEYYPTRTERAIMATYQQAIAYAVGDCEVLLDLGAGNCAKASALFDSLSPKQYRALDISKEFLESAVADLQKRFPSIEMVAQAYDLSQPLAFPDLQTKRKTFFYPGSSIGNFDPDQAQKFFRNIAQVCDGSGGLLIGVDLIKDKEVLHSAYNDSLGITAAFNLNALLHINRMVGSNFDLQNWEHYALFNESQSRIEMYLRTLHSHTVQWPEGARSFKAGDLIHTENSYKYTTADFTKMLLSAGFKSTQTWSDDKGYFLVCYASAE, encoded by the coding sequence ATGAACACTGCAATCACCCAAGAAATTACTTCTGGCTTAAATGCTAGTCCTCCCTTTATCTCACCAAAGTTTTTTTACGATGAGATTGGCTCACGTTTATTTGAGATCATCACCTTACTCGATGAATACTATCCAACGAGGACAGAGCGTGCCATTATGGCGACCTATCAACAGGCAATTGCTTACGCAGTGGGTGATTGCGAAGTCCTGTTGGATCTAGGTGCTGGTAATTGTGCAAAGGCAAGTGCCTTGTTTGATTCCTTATCTCCAAAACAATACCGTGCGCTAGATATCTCCAAAGAGTTTTTGGAGTCTGCCGTTGCAGATTTGCAAAAGCGCTTTCCTAGTATTGAGATGGTGGCACAAGCCTATGATCTGAGCCAGCCATTAGCATTTCCAGATTTGCAGACTAAGAGAAAAACGTTTTTTTATCCGGGTTCATCGATTGGTAATTTTGACCCGGACCAGGCCCAGAAATTTTTTCGCAATATTGCGCAAGTCTGCGATGGATCTGGAGGCTTATTGATTGGGGTAGACCTCATTAAAGACAAAGAGGTGCTTCATAGTGCTTACAACGATAGCTTAGGCATTACGGCTGCTTTTAATCTGAATGCTTTGCTACACATTAATCGGATGGTTGGTAGTAATTTTGATTTACAGAATTGGGAGCACTACGCTTTATTTAACGAATCCCAATCCCGAATTGAAATGTATCTGCGTACGCTGCATTCGCATACTGTGCAGTGGCCTGAAGGTGCAAGGAGCTTTAAGGCCGGCGACTTAATTCATACAGAAAATAGCTATAAATATACGACGGCTGATTTTACAAAGATGTTATTAAGTGCAGGGTTTAAAAGTACGCAAACTTGGAGTGATGACAAAGGGTACTTTTTAGTATGCTACGCCAGCGCAGAGTAA
- the phnE gene encoding phosphonate ABC transporter, permease protein PhnE, protein MTTPNNIAINRQPARQFCLKCLLTLLCILCLVIFSFIYLSLNPAELFSMEAMKNITRFVSRFFPPDVSREFLEKIWNGVLETLAISALATLISAILSIGIALPAAGRFGPVAKAFTRFFCNFLRSVPELVWAALMVLAVGLGPFAGVLALVLHTTGVLSRLFGESLENQAPAANNALILCGAGRISAFLYGTLPGVAPQLLSYTLYRWEMNIRMATILGFVGAGGLGQMLYYELSLLREPQTSTVIIAMLLLVVLVDAISNRLRRIQMHSLG, encoded by the coding sequence ATGACAACGCCAAACAATATTGCTATTAATAGACAGCCTGCACGTCAGTTTTGTCTAAAATGCTTACTCACTTTACTTTGTATTCTTTGCCTAGTCATTTTTAGCTTTATTTATTTGTCTTTAAACCCTGCTGAATTGTTTTCTATGGAAGCAATGAAAAATATCACTCGCTTTGTGAGTCGATTTTTTCCACCAGACGTATCAAGAGAATTTTTAGAGAAGATTTGGAATGGCGTCCTAGAGACTTTAGCGATATCGGCTTTAGCTACTTTAATTTCAGCCATACTTAGTATTGGTATCGCACTTCCGGCTGCAGGTCGATTTGGTCCTGTTGCAAAAGCCTTCACACGGTTTTTCTGTAATTTTCTCCGCTCTGTTCCAGAGTTAGTGTGGGCAGCATTAATGGTGCTGGCAGTAGGGCTAGGACCTTTTGCTGGAGTATTGGCTTTGGTGTTGCATACCACCGGTGTATTGAGCCGCTTATTTGGTGAGTCCTTAGAAAATCAAGCTCCAGCAGCAAACAATGCCTTGATCTTATGCGGCGCAGGAAGAATCAGTGCATTTCTATATGGCACCTTACCGGGCGTAGCCCCTCAACTTCTCTCCTATACCCTCTATCGTTGGGAAATGAATATACGTATGGCAACGATTCTAGGTTTTGTAGGCGCAGGGGGCTTAGGTCAAATGCTGTATTACGAATTATCTTTGCTACGTGAGCCTCAAACCTCGACAGTCATTATTGCTATGTTGCTATTGGTGGTATTGGTGGATGCTATTAGCAATCGATTACGACGCATACAGATGCATAGTCTAGGATAG
- a CDS encoding PhnE/PtxC family ABC transporter permease, translating into MAPISTSRPASHYLLDPAAPYRFLAVIIGFIILWPMLQLAQFEPARLFDPGNIQRLSDFLVHFFPPNTESEFLHFVFKATVETLAMATAGIALAMIIAVPLGLIISYSLSISRIGPTSDHRLAQGVRFLARMLMLVFRGIPEIVWALLLVRVFGLGPIAGVLAIAITYGGMLAKVYSEILESGNTLPARAILLSGGGRFTAFLYGLLPGCAQELASYTVYRWECAVRASVVMGFVGAGGLGQLMDQSMKMLNGGEVSTILIIFLGLVLLADYMSLVIRKQLE; encoded by the coding sequence GTGGCCCCCATTTCAACATCTCGTCCTGCCTCTCATTATCTTTTAGATCCTGCAGCGCCTTATCGCTTTTTGGCTGTAATTATTGGGTTCATTATTTTGTGGCCTATGTTGCAGTTGGCCCAATTTGAACCTGCGCGCTTATTTGATCCAGGCAATATTCAAAGGCTGAGTGATTTTTTAGTTCACTTTTTTCCGCCCAATACTGAATCTGAATTTTTGCATTTTGTCTTTAAGGCAACTGTGGAGACATTAGCAATGGCAACAGCAGGCATTGCTTTAGCGATGATTATTGCCGTTCCCTTGGGACTCATTATTTCTTATAGTCTTTCTATTTCACGAATTGGCCCTACTTCGGATCACCGACTTGCTCAGGGCGTCCGATTCCTTGCGCGAATGCTCATGCTCGTTTTTCGTGGAATTCCTGAAATTGTTTGGGCTTTATTGCTAGTGAGAGTATTCGGTTTGGGACCTATTGCAGGCGTCTTAGCGATCGCTATTACCTATGGTGGTATGTTGGCGAAAGTCTACTCCGAGATTTTAGAGTCTGGCAACACCCTACCGGCAAGAGCCATCTTACTATCTGGAGGCGGTCGCTTTACTGCATTTTTATACGGGCTACTACCTGGTTGCGCTCAAGAGTTAGCGTCTTACACCGTATACCGCTGGGAGTGCGCTGTGAGGGCTTCAGTGGTGATGGGCTTCGTAGGTGCAGGTGGATTAGGCCAATTAATGGATCAATCTATGAAGATGTTGAATGGGGGTGAGGTGTCTACTATCCTCATTATTTTCCTGGGCCTAGTCCTATTAGCTGACTACATGAGCCTAGTGATTCGAAAGCAACTCGAATGA